The following are encoded in a window of bacterium SCSIO 12643 genomic DNA:
- a CDS encoding phytanoyl-CoA dioxygenase yields MESNKLALDIKQISLDLLEKHGQPQEVKQLLDTVHAHFREATEMALYTNHMQHLAAVKTASGMALSLNHAAECLIDYHRTAQFLRGIVTAIQQKQKDNPGETIHIFYAGCGPYAPFVTLVASLFKVDEVKFTLLEINRKSMDLARKLIGSMNLEAYVDDYFISDAVTYQVQNPEKYHILFSETLDALLYRESYVPILMNMLPQFSEKITLIPENVILKLSFAHPVNGEIEEEKGTVFNARNEVSAYTNEKSTSDEFPEVIFDLESHDLKKNLVLDTEVHVYKDIKLDRGASSLTLSYKMDIDPNKAYNRMVFAYTLKPQVQLNCDFE; encoded by the coding sequence ATGGAATCCAACAAATTAGCTCTGGATATCAAACAAATATCTCTTGATTTATTAGAAAAACATGGCCAACCGCAGGAAGTAAAACAACTTTTGGATACGGTTCATGCTCATTTTAGAGAGGCCACGGAAATGGCGCTGTATACAAATCATATGCAACATTTGGCTGCAGTGAAGACTGCGAGTGGTATGGCGTTATCACTTAATCATGCAGCGGAATGTTTAATTGATTATCATCGGACAGCACAATTCCTTAGAGGAATAGTGACAGCGATTCAACAAAAGCAAAAAGATAATCCTGGAGAAACTATTCATATATTTTATGCAGGTTGTGGACCATATGCACCATTCGTCACGTTAGTCGCCTCTTTGTTTAAGGTAGATGAAGTTAAATTTACTTTATTGGAAATTAATAGAAAATCAATGGATCTTGCCCGGAAGTTGATTGGTTCAATGAATTTGGAAGCATATGTTGATGATTACTTTATATCTGATGCGGTTACCTATCAGGTTCAAAACCCAGAGAAGTATCACATTCTTTTTAGTGAAACATTAGATGCATTGTTATATCGTGAGTCGTATGTGCCTATTTTGATGAATATGCTCCCACAGTTTTCTGAGAAGATCACTTTGATACCGGAAAATGTGATTCTGAAATTAAGCTTTGCTCATCCAGTAAATGGCGAAATAGAAGAAGAAAAGGGGACTGTTTTTAATGCAAGGAATGAGGTAAGTGCCTATACGAATGAGAAAAGTACAAGTGATGAATTTCCGGAAGTTATTTTCGATTTGGAATCGCATGATCTAAAAAAGAACCTGGTTTTAGATACAGAAGTGCATGTGTATAAGGATATTAAATTAGATCGCGGAGCCTCTTCATTAACTCTGTCATATAAGATGGATATTGATCCAAACAAAGCCTATAATAGAATGGTATTTGCATATACACTTAAACCACAGGTTCAATTAAACTGTGATTTTGAATAG